One Ruegeria sp. SCSIO 43209 genomic window carries:
- the pqqD gene encoding pyrroloquinoline quinone biosynthesis peptide chaperone PqqD, which translates to MTLDLHQSDRPYLPRGVRVQRDAVRDRMVLQAPEKVIELDDIGVAILSRVDGQTSFRQIVTDLATTYGAPADQVETDVQRFLQALRSRLYVMVQT; encoded by the coding sequence ATGACGCTTGACTTGCATCAGTCCGACCGCCCCTACCTACCGCGCGGCGTGCGGGTTCAGCGCGACGCAGTGCGCGACCGCATGGTCCTGCAGGCCCCGGAAAAGGTGATCGAACTGGACGATATCGGCGTCGCCATCCTGTCGCGGGTGGATGGCCAGACCTCGTTTCGCCAGATCGTCACCGATCTTGCCACCACCTACGGCGCCCCTGCCGATCAGGTCGAAACCGATGTTCAACGGTTTTTGCAGGCCCTGCGCAGCCGTCTATATGTAATGGTGCAGACATGA
- the pqqC gene encoding pyrroloquinoline-quinone synthase PqqC: protein MSRDTLEARLRQIGAERYHDKHPFHHRLHSGECTPDQVRAWVINRWAYQAAIPMKDAAFISRCTDPDIRREWRSRIEDHDGGVTEGGGIRRWLKLAEAVGLDPDYVASGRGILPATQFAVDAYVHYVREKPLLQAVASSLTELFAPKIHEQRIEGLLQHYDFANSDSLSYFQKRLTQAPKDVAFGLNWVLDHADTAEKEDMACEALIFKTNVLWAQLDALWSGYVEPGLIPPGAWKPGEGLL, encoded by the coding sequence ATGAGCCGCGACACCCTTGAGGCCCGCCTGCGTCAGATCGGGGCCGAGCGTTATCACGACAAACACCCGTTTCATCACCGGCTGCACAGCGGGGAATGCACCCCCGATCAAGTGCGCGCCTGGGTGATCAATCGGTGGGCCTATCAGGCGGCGATTCCGATGAAGGATGCCGCCTTCATATCGCGCTGCACCGATCCCGACATCCGGCGCGAGTGGCGATCCCGCATCGAAGACCATGATGGTGGCGTGACCGAGGGCGGCGGCATTCGGCGCTGGCTGAAACTGGCCGAGGCGGTGGGGCTGGATCCCGACTATGTCGCCTCGGGCCGCGGTATCCTGCCGGCCACGCAATTCGCCGTCGACGCCTATGTGCATTACGTGCGTGAAAAGCCCCTGTTGCAGGCCGTCGCGTCTTCTCTGACCGAGTTATTTGCCCCCAAAATCCACGAACAGCGGATCGAGGGCCTGTTGCAGCACTATGACTTCGCCAATTCCGACAGCCTGTCCTATTTCCAAAAACGCCTGACCCAAGCCCCCAAGGATGTGGCGTTCGGCCTGAACTGGGTTTTGGACCATGCCGATACGGCGGAAAAAGAAGACATGGCCTGCGAGGCGCTTATCTTCAAAACCAACGTTTTGTGGGCGCAGCTGGACGCGCTTTGGTCGGGATATGTGGAACCGGGCCTGATCCCGCCCGGCGCATGGAAACCGGGGGAAGGCCTGCTATGA